The following coding sequences lie in one Microbacterium sp. XT11 genomic window:
- the rplN gene encoding 50S ribosomal protein L14 produces the protein MIQQESRLKVADNTGAKELLTIRILGGSRRRYAGLGDTIVATVKDAIPGGNVKKGDVVKAVIVRTVKQTRRPDGSYIKFDENAAVILKNDGEPRGTRIFGPVGRELRDKKFMKIVSLAPEVI, from the coding sequence GTGATTCAGCAGGAGTCCCGCCTCAAGGTCGCCGACAACACCGGCGCGAAGGAGCTGCTCACCATCCGCATCCTCGGTGGCTCGCGCCGCCGCTACGCGGGTCTGGGCGACACCATCGTCGCGACGGTCAAGGACGCGATCCCCGGTGGAAACGTTAAGAAGGGCGACGTCGTCAAGGCGGTCATCGTCCGCACCGTGAAGCAGACGCGCCGTCCCGACGGCTCGTACATCAAGTTCGACGAGAACGCCGCCGTCATCCTGAAGAACGACGGGGAGCCCCGCGGCACCCGCATCTTCGGCCCGGTCGGTCGTGAGCTTCGTGACAAGAAGTTCATGAAGATCGTCTCGCTGGCACCGGAGGTCATCTGA
- the rpsQ gene encoding 30S ribosomal protein S17, with amino-acid sequence MATKKDAAVEAEHAAHDVRDEQARGYRKARRGYVVSDKMDKTIVVEVEDRVKHPLYGKVIRRTSKVKAHDEANSAGIGDLVLINETRPLSATKRWRLVEILEKAK; translated from the coding sequence ATGGCCACCAAGAAGGATGCCGCCGTCGAGGCTGAGCACGCCGCACACGACGTCCGCGACGAGCAGGCTCGTGGCTACCGCAAGGCACGCCGCGGCTACGTCGTCAGCGACAAGATGGACAAGACCATCGTGGTCGAGGTCGAGGACCGCGTGAAGCACCCGCTTTACGGCAAGGTCATCCGCCGCACCTCGAAGGTCAAGGCGCACGATGAGGCGAACTCCGCCGGCATCGGCGACCTGGTCCTCATCAACGAGACCCGCCCGCTGAGCGCCACGAAGCGCTGGCGTCTGGTGGAGATTCTGGAGAAGGCCAAGTGA
- the rpmC gene encoding 50S ribosomal protein L29, protein MAIGTKELAPAELDTFEDQRLVEELRKAKEELFNLRFQSATGQLESHGRIRAVKRDIARLYTVIRERELGIRATPAPVEAPAKKATKSKAKKADAADSAVKEEAE, encoded by the coding sequence ATGGCGATCGGCACCAAGGAGCTCGCTCCGGCAGAGCTCGACACGTTCGAAGACCAGCGCCTCGTTGAGGAGCTGCGCAAGGCCAAGGAGGAGCTGTTCAACCTCCGCTTCCAGTCGGCGACCGGCCAGCTGGAGAGCCACGGCCGCATCCGCGCCGTCAAGCGCGACATCGCGCGTCTCTACACCGTGATCCGCGAGCGCGAGCTGGGCATCCGTGCGACGCCCGCTCCGGTCGAGGCTCCGGCCAAGAAGGCGACCAAGTCGAAGGCGAAGAAGGCGGATGCCGCCGACTCCGCCGTGAAGGAAGAGGCTGAGTGA
- the rplP gene encoding 50S ribosomal protein L16, whose translation MLIPRKVKYRKQHHPKRDGQATGGTKVTFGEFGIQALTPAYVTNRQIESARIAMTRHIKRGGKVWINIYPDRPLTKKPAETRMGSGKGSPEWWVANVKPGRVLFEVAGVNEQLAREALTRAIHKLPLKARIIKREEGDA comes from the coding sequence ATGCTTATCCCTCGTAAGGTCAAGTACCGCAAGCAGCACCACCCGAAGCGCGATGGCCAGGCCACCGGCGGCACGAAGGTCACCTTCGGCGAGTTCGGCATCCAGGCCCTCACCCCGGCATACGTGACGAACCGTCAGATCGAGTCGGCTCGTATCGCGATGACCCGTCACATCAAGCGTGGCGGAAAGGTGTGGATCAACATCTACCCCGACCGTCCGCTCACCAAGAAGCCGGCGGAGACCCGAATGGGTTCCGGTAAGGGCTCGCCCGAGTGGTGGGTCGCCAACGTCAAGCCGGGCCGCGTCCTCTTCGAGGTCGCGGGTGTCAACGAGCAGCTCGCTCGTGAGGCACTCACCCGTGCAATCCACAAGCTGCCGCTGAAGGCACGCATCATCAAGCGCGAGGAGGGCGACGCGTAA
- the rpsC gene encoding 30S ribosomal protein S3, protein MGQKVNPYGFRLGITTDHVSRWFSDSTKPGQRYADYVAEDIKIRRLLQTQLDRAGVSNIEIERTRDRVRVDIHTARPGIVIGRRGAEAERIRGDLEKLTGKQIQLNILEVKNPEADAQLVAQGIAEQLSARVAFRRAMRKGLQGAQRAGAKGIRIQVSGRLGGAEMSRSEFYREGRVPLHTLRANIDYGFYEAKTTFGRIGVKVWIYKGDLTNKELAREQANQKPSRDRGDRRRAPRNEAPVAEGASA, encoded by the coding sequence ATGGGACAGAAGGTCAACCCGTACGGCTTCCGCCTCGGCATCACCACGGACCACGTGTCGCGCTGGTTCTCGGACTCGACGAAGCCGGGTCAGCGTTACGCCGACTACGTGGCCGAGGACATCAAGATCCGTCGTCTGCTGCAGACGCAGCTCGACCGCGCCGGCGTCTCGAACATCGAGATCGAGCGCACCCGTGACCGCGTCCGCGTCGACATCCACACGGCCCGCCCGGGCATCGTGATCGGTCGTCGCGGCGCCGAGGCCGAGCGCATCCGCGGCGACCTCGAGAAGCTCACGGGCAAGCAGATCCAGCTGAACATCCTCGAGGTGAAGAACCCCGAGGCCGACGCTCAGCTGGTCGCCCAGGGCATCGCCGAGCAGCTCTCGGCTCGCGTGGCGTTCCGTCGCGCGATGCGCAAGGGTCTGCAGGGTGCTCAGCGCGCAGGCGCCAAGGGCATCCGCATCCAGGTCTCCGGCCGCCTCGGCGGCGCCGAGATGAGCCGTTCCGAGTTCTACCGCGAGGGTCGCGTGCCGCTGCACACGCTCCGCGCGAACATCGACTACGGCTTCTACGAGGCGAAGACCACCTTCGGCCGCATCGGCGTGAAGGTCTGGATCTACAAGGGCGACCTCACCAACAAGGAGCTCGCTCGCGAGCAGGCCAACCAGAAGCCCTCGCGCGACCGCGGCGACCGTCGTCGCGCCCCGCGCAACGAGGCTCCCGTCGCAGAAGGAGCGTCTGCCTGA
- the rplV gene encoding 50S ribosomal protein L22 has product MVESIARVRHIRVTPQKARRVVALIKGKQAQEALAILKFAQQSASEPIYKLVASAMANAQVKADRDGEYLDEQDLYVKNAYVDEGTTLKRFQPRAQGRAFQIKKRTSHITVVLSTPEAAPAAAGDSKKKASK; this is encoded by the coding sequence ATGGTGGAGTCCATCGCACGTGTGCGACACATCCGCGTGACCCCTCAGAAGGCTCGTCGTGTCGTCGCGCTCATCAAGGGCAAGCAGGCCCAGGAGGCTCTCGCGATCCTGAAGTTCGCACAGCAGAGCGCCAGTGAGCCGATCTACAAGCTTGTCGCGTCGGCCATGGCCAACGCGCAGGTCAAGGCGGATCGTGACGGCGAGTACCTCGACGAGCAGGACCTGTACGTGAAGAACGCGTACGTGGACGAGGGCACGACGCTCAAGCGTTTCCAGCCCCGTGCACAGGGTCGCGCGTTCCAGATCAAGAAGCGCACGAGCCACATCACGGTCGTGCTCTCGACGCCTGAGGCGGCTCCGGCCGCTGCGGGCGACAGCAAGAAGAAGGCGAGCAAGTAA
- the rpsS gene encoding 30S ribosomal protein S19, producing MPRSLKKGPFVDEHLLRKVIGQNEAGTKNVIKTWSRRSMIIPAMLGHTIAVHDGRKHIPVFVSETMVGHKLGEFAPTRTFRGHEKDDKKGRRR from the coding sequence ATGCCTCGCAGTCTCAAGAAGGGCCCCTTCGTCGACGAGCACCTGCTTCGCAAGGTGATCGGCCAGAACGAAGCCGGCACGAAGAACGTCATCAAGACCTGGTCCCGTCGGTCCATGATCATCCCGGCCATGCTGGGTCACACGATCGCGGTCCACGACGGACGCAAGCACATCCCCGTGTTCGTGTCCGAGACCATGGTCGGTCACAAGCTGGGCGAGTTCGCGCCCACCCGCACCTTCCGCGGCCACGAGAAGGACGACAAGAAGGGCCGCCGTCGCTGA
- the rplB gene encoding 50S ribosomal protein L2 has protein sequence MAIRKYKPTTPGRRGSSVADFAEITRSTPEKSLLRPLAKTGGRNNQGRITTRHIGGGHKRQYRVIDFRRNDKDGVDAKVAHIEYDPNRTARIALLHYADGEKRYILAPAKLKQGDVVESGPAADIKPGNNLPLKNIPTGTVVHAIELRPGGGAKLARSAGASVRLVAKDGPYAQLRLPSGEIRNVDARCRATVGEVGNAEQSNINWGKAGRMRWKGVRPTVRGVAMNPVDHPHGGGEGKTSGGRHPVTPWGQAEGRTRHANKESDKYIVRRRNAGNKRK, from the coding sequence ATGGCTATTCGCAAGTACAAGCCCACGACCCCGGGCCGCCGCGGCTCGTCGGTGGCTGACTTCGCCGAGATCACCCGATCGACGCCCGAGAAGTCGCTGCTCCGTCCGCTCGCCAAGACCGGTGGTCGCAACAACCAGGGCCGCATCACGACCCGTCACATCGGTGGTGGCCACAAGCGCCAGTACCGCGTCATCGACTTCCGTCGTAATGACAAGGACGGCGTCGACGCCAAGGTCGCACACATCGAGTACGACCCCAACCGCACCGCGCGCATCGCGCTGCTGCACTACGCCGACGGCGAGAAGCGCTACATCCTCGCGCCGGCGAAGCTCAAGCAGGGCGACGTCGTCGAGTCGGGCCCCGCGGCTGACATCAAGCCGGGCAACAACCTCCCGCTGAAGAACATCCCGACGGGTACCGTCGTGCACGCCATCGAGCTCCGCCCCGGCGGCGGCGCGAAGCTGGCGCGTTCGGCCGGCGCCTCGGTGCGTCTCGTCGCGAAGGACGGCCCCTACGCTCAGCTGCGTCTGCCCTCGGGCGAGATCCGCAACGTCGACGCGCGCTGCCGCGCGACCGTCGGCGAGGTCGGCAACGCCGAGCAGTCGAACATCAACTGGGGCAAGGCCGGCCGCATGCGCTGGAAGGGCGTCCGCCCGACCGTCCGCGGTGTCGCCATGAACCCGGTCGACCACCCGCACGGTGGTGGTGAGGGCAAGACCTCCGGTGGTCGTCACCCCGTCACTCCTTGGGGCCAGGCTGAGGGTCGTACCCGTCACGCCAACAAGGAAAGCGACAAGTACATCGTGCGTCGTCGTAACGCCGGCAACAAGCGCAAGTAG
- the rplW gene encoding 50S ribosomal protein L23 → MSEQASVLQTALNKDPRDIILKPVVSEKSYGLIDEGKYTFLVDPRASKTEIKLAIEKIFGVKVAAVNTINRVGKARRTRFGTGKRKDTKRAIVTLKSGTIDIFTAVG, encoded by the coding sequence ATGAGCGAGCAGGCATCTGTTCTCCAGACGGCCCTGAACAAGGACCCGCGCGACATCATCCTGAAGCCGGTCGTGTCCGAGAAGAGCTATGGGCTCATCGACGAGGGCAAGTACACCTTCCTCGTCGACCCGCGCGCTTCGAAGACCGAGATCAAGCTCGCCATCGAGAAGATCTTCGGCGTCAAGGTCGCTGCGGTCAACACGATCAACCGCGTCGGCAAGGCTCGTCGCACCCGCTTCGGCACCGGCAAGCGCAAGGACACCAAGCGCGCCATCGTGACCCTGAAGTCGGGCACCATCGACATCTTCACGGCAGTCGGCTGA
- the rplD gene encoding 50S ribosomal protein L4, translating into MADSTLALDVLKADGKKAGSIELPAELFDVKTNIPLIHQVVVAQLAAARQGTHSTKRRGEVSGAGRKPFKQKGTGNARQGSIRAPHMTGGGIVHGPKPRDYSQRTPKKMIAAALLGALSDRFRGERLHAIDTFGTEGAPSTKAAAGFLAQVASSKNVLVVIERGDELALKSVRNLGHVHVLSYDQLNAYDVLVSDDIVFTQAALEGFIASKTGANQEVSA; encoded by the coding sequence ATGGCTGACTCGACTCTCGCGCTCGACGTCCTGAAGGCAGACGGCAAGAAGGCAGGCTCGATCGAGCTTCCCGCCGAGCTCTTCGACGTCAAGACGAACATCCCGCTGATCCACCAGGTCGTCGTCGCCCAGCTCGCCGCCGCCCGCCAGGGCACCCACTCGACCAAGCGTCGCGGTGAGGTCTCCGGTGCCGGCCGCAAGCCCTTCAAGCAGAAGGGCACGGGTAACGCCCGTCAGGGTTCGATCCGCGCTCCGCACATGACCGGCGGTGGCATCGTCCACGGCCCGAAGCCGCGCGACTACTCGCAGCGCACCCCGAAGAAGATGATCGCCGCCGCCCTCCTGGGCGCGCTCAGCGACCGCTTCCGCGGTGAGCGTCTGCACGCCATCGACACGTTCGGCACCGAGGGCGCGCCCTCGACCAAGGCCGCCGCGGGCTTCCTCGCCCAGGTCGCCTCGTCGAAGAACGTGCTCGTGGTCATCGAGCGCGGCGACGAGCTCGCGCTGAAGAGCGTTCGCAACCTCGGCCACGTCCACGTGCTGTCGTACGACCAGCTCAACGCCTACGACGTGCTCGTCTCCGACGACATCGTCTTCACCCAGGCCGCTCTCGAGGGCTTCATCGCCTCCAAGACCGGCGCCAACCAGGAGGTCTCCGCATGA
- the rplC gene encoding 50S ribosomal protein L3, protein MADINAKISKGMLGTKLGMTQVWNENGKLVPVTVIELAPNVVTQIRTPEKDGYNAVQIAYGQIDPRKVNKPLTAHFEAAGVTPRRHVTEIRTADAGEYSLGQELTVDGTFEAGQLVDVVGTSKGKGTAGVMKRHNFKGVSASHGAHRNHRKPGSIGASSTPSRVFKGMRMAGRMGGERVTVLNLTVHAIDAEKGLMLVKGAVPGARGRIVYVRNAVKGA, encoded by the coding sequence ATGGCTGACATCAACGCAAAGATTTCCAAGGGCATGCTCGGCACCAAGCTCGGCATGACCCAGGTGTGGAACGAGAACGGCAAGCTCGTTCCCGTGACCGTCATCGAGCTCGCGCCCAACGTGGTCACCCAGATCCGTACGCCCGAGAAGGACGGCTACAACGCCGTGCAGATCGCGTACGGCCAGATCGACCCGCGCAAGGTGAACAAGCCCCTCACCGCCCACTTCGAGGCAGCGGGCGTCACGCCTCGCCGTCACGTCACCGAGATCCGCACCGCGGATGCCGGTGAGTACTCGCTGGGCCAGGAGCTTACGGTCGACGGCACCTTCGAGGCCGGCCAGCTCGTCGACGTCGTCGGCACGAGCAAGGGCAAGGGCACCGCAGGTGTCATGAAGCGCCACAACTTCAAGGGCGTCTCTGCTTCTCACGGTGCGCACCGCAACCACCGCAAGCCCGGTTCGATCGGCGCGTCGTCGACCCCGAGCCGCGTGTTCAAGGGCATGCGCATGGCCGGCCGCATGGGTGGCGAGCGCGTGACCGTCCTCAACCTCACGGTGCACGCCATCGACGCCGAGAAGGGACTCATGCTCGTCAAGGGCGCCGTCCCCGGTGCTCGCGGCCGCATCGTCTACGTCCGCAACGCAGTGAAGGGTGCCTGA
- the rpsJ gene encoding 30S ribosomal protein S10 — protein sequence MAGQKIRIRLKSYDHEVIDTSARKIVDTVTRAGATVVGPVPLPTEKNVVCVIRSPHKYKDSREHFEMRTHKRLIDIVDPTPKAVDSLMRLDLPADVNIEIKL from the coding sequence ATGGCGGGACAGAAGATCCGCATTCGCCTGAAGTCGTATGACCACGAGGTCATCGACACGTCCGCACGCAAGATCGTCGACACCGTGACCCGTGCGGGCGCGACCGTCGTCGGTCCCGTGCCCCTTCCGACCGAGAAGAACGTCGTGTGCGTCATCCGGTCGCCCCACAAGTACAAGGACAGCCGCGAGCACTTCGAGATGCGCACCCACAAGCGTCTGATCGACATCGTCGACCCGACGCCCAAGGCCGTCGACTCGCTGATGCGCCTTGACCTGCCTGCCGACGTCAACATCGAGATCAAGCTCTGA
- a CDS encoding sugar transferase, with the protein MVSIVVEAVPVHSGAGKVASAVTSPVAARRRRSEWTRRYAGRLFYSDLLVVSITLVSGWLIAAPGFSSYVSWSGGPRLTYVAAIVIIAVLWLIGLDASDSRDRHIVGQGFVEYRRIVDATIAVFAVTVALAFFLGMDLSRTLVAIVFPLGLVLLLFSRWAWRQWLRRRQRSGAYVHRAVIIGDHAKVKHVARQIRRTPGSGYEIMGVITNGVPSEGVPEIEVLGDIAHAEAALDAASIDALIIAGADDLDPDTLRRLGYAVSDRDIQLIMAPALTDVAGPRLHATPVAGLPLVHVDFPRMEGYKRLLKRAFDLSASLVLVVLLSPVFLATAIAIRIDGKGPIFYHQERIGRGGRTFGMRKFRSMVANADDQLATLLDLQGKSDQPLFKVNDDPRITKVGKFLRKHSIDELPQLINVIRGEMSLVGPRPQRAAEVALYDDIAHRRLLVKPGMSGLWQVSGRSSLSWEETIRLDLYYVENWSLTQDIIILFRTVKAVVAPGASAH; encoded by the coding sequence GTGGTCAGCATCGTCGTGGAAGCTGTGCCGGTGCATTCAGGGGCCGGCAAGGTCGCCAGTGCCGTCACAAGCCCGGTGGCGGCTCGGCGCCGCCGCAGCGAGTGGACGAGGCGCTACGCCGGCCGGCTCTTCTACAGCGACCTCCTCGTCGTGTCGATCACTCTGGTCTCGGGCTGGCTGATCGCGGCGCCCGGCTTTTCGAGCTACGTCTCGTGGTCCGGAGGTCCACGCCTGACCTACGTCGCCGCCATCGTCATCATCGCGGTGCTCTGGCTCATCGGTCTTGATGCGTCGGACAGCCGTGATCGCCACATCGTCGGTCAGGGGTTCGTCGAGTACCGACGGATCGTCGACGCAACGATCGCCGTCTTCGCCGTGACGGTGGCTCTGGCCTTCTTCTTGGGCATGGATCTTTCGCGTACTCTCGTCGCGATCGTCTTTCCTCTCGGCCTGGTGCTGCTCTTGTTCTCGCGCTGGGCATGGAGGCAATGGCTTCGCCGGCGACAGAGGTCCGGTGCTTACGTCCATCGGGCGGTGATCATCGGCGATCATGCGAAGGTGAAGCACGTTGCCCGCCAAATCCGACGTACTCCGGGCAGCGGGTACGAGATCATGGGCGTGATCACGAACGGCGTGCCGTCCGAGGGCGTTCCCGAGATCGAAGTGCTCGGTGATATCGCGCACGCAGAGGCCGCCCTGGATGCTGCCAGCATCGACGCGTTGATCATCGCGGGTGCAGATGATCTGGACCCCGACACGCTTCGGCGCCTCGGGTATGCCGTCTCGGACCGGGACATCCAGCTCATCATGGCTCCGGCACTCACCGACGTCGCGGGTCCGCGCCTGCACGCCACACCGGTCGCGGGGCTGCCGCTCGTGCACGTCGACTTCCCGCGCATGGAGGGCTACAAGCGGCTCCTCAAGCGCGCGTTCGACCTGTCTGCATCCCTCGTTCTCGTGGTGCTCCTCTCACCGGTGTTCCTCGCGACGGCGATCGCCATCCGCATCGACGGCAAAGGCCCGATCTTCTACCACCAGGAGCGCATCGGGCGCGGTGGGCGCACGTTCGGCATGCGCAAGTTCCGCTCGATGGTCGCCAACGCCGACGACCAGCTCGCCACTCTGCTCGATCTGCAGGGAAAGAGCGACCAGCCGCTGTTCAAGGTCAACGACGACCCGCGCATCACCAAGGTGGGCAAGTTCCTGCGCAAGCACTCCATCGACGAGCTGCCTCAGCTCATCAACGTCATCCGTGGCGAGATGAGCCTCGTCGGGCCCCGTCCTCAGCGCGCGGCCGAAGTCGCCCTGTACGACGACATCGCCCACCGGCGCCTTCTGGTGAAGCCGGGTATGAGCGGCCTCTGGCAGGTCAGTGGGCGCTCGAGCCTCTCCTGGGAGGAGACCATCCGACTCGATCTCTATTACGTCGAGAACTGGTCGCTGACGCAGGACATCATCATCCTCTTCCGCACGGTCAAAGCAGTCGTCGCGCCGGGAGCCAGCGCCCACTGA
- a CDS encoding DUF4012 domain-containing protein, whose product MPTESPRHAPHESRRAARLAAQQRAQEASIVERKQRRRRRARITWLIVGILLVVLLGVACWVGFRALTVKDGLEKSQALIGELQNGADMKQTVSEISGHAESAATAASDPVWGALEWVPFVGDNLKGVRLAAQSLDVLVNDVGMPVLGADGDGGSLIAKVLEVTKAESDRVVQLAHEIDAVQTSSALIGPVRKGVDQVAEVMSAAAPAVELIPELLGANGPRNYLLVFQNNAESLALGGSAASQTLVHVDNGTITMGDQGNSRVYQNGVPVDVQVDPSAIDLYTSYLLDHVNTSMSRPDFPTAAKIMRAWWQRDISPDEIDAVVSVDPLALSRILVATGPIPLISGDTLTSENAVQLLLSDVYKRWDSYKYPELVDGFFAAAAGAVFQKVSSGQFNLKDMAWAISESASKGSILVWSEDEDVTKAIAGQRVSGVLPTDNDDATTVGVYFHNSNGSKIDYYTQTAVTADAACTADGATFTVKASLSLPITQEQAKALPRYVQSMTFGTRFRDWIFIYGPPGTALKDVAMNGEDIRVIHSDIDDLGRPVAAFEAWFDPGTQLDVSASFTGTGSFGPLTVQTNPMIHSAEPVITDACG is encoded by the coding sequence ATGCCCACCGAGTCTCCTCGTCATGCTCCACACGAGTCTCGTCGCGCCGCTCGTCTGGCCGCGCAGCAGCGAGCGCAAGAAGCGAGCATCGTCGAGCGCAAGCAGCGGCGGCGCCGCCGTGCCCGCATCACCTGGCTGATCGTCGGAATCCTCCTCGTCGTACTGCTCGGCGTCGCATGCTGGGTCGGCTTCCGGGCGCTGACCGTCAAGGACGGACTGGAGAAGAGTCAGGCTCTCATCGGTGAGCTGCAGAACGGCGCCGACATGAAGCAGACCGTCTCGGAGATCTCCGGTCATGCCGAGAGTGCGGCAACGGCGGCATCCGACCCGGTGTGGGGGGCCCTCGAGTGGGTGCCCTTTGTCGGCGACAACCTGAAGGGCGTGCGGCTGGCCGCGCAGTCCCTCGACGTCCTCGTGAACGACGTGGGGATGCCGGTGCTCGGTGCGGATGGCGACGGTGGTTCCCTCATCGCGAAGGTTCTCGAGGTCACGAAGGCCGAATCGGATCGCGTCGTGCAACTCGCCCACGAGATCGACGCCGTGCAGACGTCGTCGGCGCTCATCGGTCCCGTGCGCAAGGGTGTCGATCAGGTGGCCGAGGTCATGTCGGCAGCCGCGCCCGCGGTGGAGCTCATCCCGGAGCTCCTGGGCGCGAACGGCCCGCGCAACTACCTGCTCGTCTTCCAGAACAATGCCGAATCCCTCGCGCTCGGCGGAAGCGCGGCGTCGCAGACCCTCGTGCATGTCGACAACGGCACGATCACGATGGGTGACCAGGGGAACAGTCGCGTCTACCAAAATGGCGTGCCGGTCGACGTGCAGGTCGACCCGAGCGCGATCGACCTGTATACGAGCTACCTGCTCGATCACGTGAACACGAGCATGAGCCGTCCCGACTTTCCCACGGCAGCGAAGATCATGCGCGCATGGTGGCAGCGTGACATCTCTCCGGACGAGATTGACGCCGTCGTCTCGGTCGACCCGCTCGCGCTCTCGCGCATCCTGGTCGCGACCGGCCCGATCCCGTTGATCTCCGGTGACACCCTCACATCCGAGAACGCCGTCCAACTGCTCCTCAGCGACGTCTACAAGCGCTGGGACAGCTACAAGTACCCCGAACTCGTCGACGGGTTCTTCGCTGCGGCGGCCGGCGCCGTGTTCCAGAAGGTCTCGTCTGGCCAGTTCAACCTCAAAGACATGGCGTGGGCCATCAGTGAGAGCGCTTCGAAGGGCAGCATCCTCGTCTGGAGTGAGGACGAAGATGTCACGAAGGCGATCGCGGGGCAGCGCGTGAGCGGGGTCTTGCCGACAGACAACGACGACGCGACCACCGTCGGCGTGTACTTCCACAACAGCAACGGCTCCAAGATCGACTACTACACCCAGACGGCAGTCACAGCAGATGCCGCATGCACGGCAGACGGTGCCACGTTCACCGTCAAAGCTTCGCTCTCCCTGCCGATCACTCAGGAGCAGGCGAAGGCGCTCCCGCGCTACGTCCAGAGCATGACCTTCGGAACACGTTTCCGCGACTGGATCTTCATCTATGGGCCTCCCGGGACGGCGCTCAAAGATGTCGCCATGAACGGCGAGGACATCCGGGTGATCCACAGCGACATCGACGATCTGGGTCGTCCTGTTGCGGCGTTCGAGGCCTGGTTTGACCCGGGCACTCAGCTGGACGTATCTGCGTCGTTCACCGGTACCGGGTCGTTCGGGCCGCTCACGGTGCAGACCAACCCGATGATCCACTCGGCCGAGCCGGTGATCACCGACGCGTGCGGATGA
- the galE gene encoding UDP-glucose 4-epimerase GalE → MKVLITGGAGYIGSTIASACVDAGIEPILLDDLSTGRSDFCAGRTLYVGDMADTGLLGRILDEHPSVSSVIHCAAKIVVSDSVADPITYYESNVAKSIQMVQALVDLGVQRFVFSSSASIYDAHSGEGVEEDSPQSPSSPYAQTKAVIERFLADAAAAGALSAIALRYFNPVGADPRLRSGSSSTNPTHVLGRILKAHEEDTVFSIFGSDWPTRDGSAIRDYIHVWDLAQAHVSAITKFDEVTSGAPFCAINVGTGRGVTVKELVDAAERALGVPIKSAVAERRPGDQAGAFAIVDKAATMLGWQATSSLPDAIRSALQWSDRLIALNSRQGIESTL, encoded by the coding sequence GTGAAGGTCTTGATCACCGGCGGTGCCGGATACATTGGGTCCACCATCGCGTCGGCATGTGTCGACGCCGGCATCGAGCCAATCTTGCTGGACGACCTGTCCACGGGGCGAAGCGACTTCTGCGCCGGACGGACGCTATACGTTGGCGATATGGCGGATACCGGGCTCCTCGGTCGAATCCTGGACGAGCATCCCTCCGTCTCTTCGGTCATTCACTGCGCGGCTAAGATCGTTGTCAGCGACTCCGTTGCGGACCCGATTACTTACTACGAGTCGAACGTCGCCAAGTCGATCCAGATGGTTCAGGCCCTCGTCGACTTAGGAGTGCAACGATTCGTGTTCAGCTCCTCAGCATCGATTTATGATGCTCACTCGGGCGAAGGCGTGGAAGAGGACTCGCCTCAGAGCCCATCAAGCCCTTATGCCCAAACTAAGGCGGTCATTGAGCGGTTCCTTGCGGACGCAGCGGCCGCCGGTGCGCTGAGCGCGATCGCGTTGCGATATTTCAACCCTGTGGGAGCCGATCCCCGCCTTCGCTCCGGTTCTTCAAGCACCAATCCCACGCACGTGCTGGGGCGCATCCTAAAGGCGCATGAAGAGGACACGGTTTTCAGCATCTTTGGATCAGATTGGCCAACTAGGGATGGGTCGGCTATCCGCGACTACATCCACGTGTGGGACCTGGCCCAAGCACACGTCTCGGCAATCACAAAGTTCGATGAAGTGACCTCGGGCGCGCCATTCTGCGCAATCAACGTCGGTACCGGTCGCGGGGTGACAGTGAAGGAGTTGGTAGACGCCGCAGAGCGTGCGCTCGGTGTGCCCATAAAGTCCGCAGTGGCCGAGCGACGGCCGGGGGATCAGGCGGGAGCGTTCGCTATCGTGGACAAGGCAGCTACGATGCTCGGTTGGCAAGCGACGTCGAGCTTGCCAGATGCGATACGCTCAGCTTTGCAATGGTCCGACCGCCTCATTGCCCTTAATAGCAGGCAAGGCATCGAGTCAACCCTCTAA